The proteins below are encoded in one region of Micromonospora sp. DSM 45708:
- a CDS encoding NAD(P)/FAD-dependent oxidoreductase yields the protein MTTPARADPDVLVIGAGMVGLCCAWFLRRAGHTVTVVDRGEVGDPAACSAGNTGFVGTQGSAPLAEPGVPAKGIRWLFSPESPFSVRPRLDGALLAWLWHFRRHCTDRHARAGFETLLALKQRSLALLREMCAEDELAGTLTERGMILACHTEQGYAQARRTIRAATARGVPLRDLGRAELARLEPGVDFAVAGALLNEEGAALRIPAFLVGLAEALRARGVEIVTGAEVRGFEATGRRVRAVRTARGDLRPAEVVVAAGVWSAACARMLGVGLTLQPAKGYTVTLPAGPGTPTRPVLLSEGKVAVMPLGDRVRVGGTLELSGLDPSISPRRVDGILRTARRYLPALDTGRRLDVWSGLRPCTPDSLPLIGRAGGYDNVSVATGHGHIGMGLAPAGGELLAQLVTGAEPALPARTFALDRFRRGS from the coding sequence ATGACGACGCCCGCCCGCGCCGACCCCGACGTCCTGGTCATCGGCGCGGGCATGGTCGGGTTGTGCTGTGCCTGGTTCCTGCGCCGCGCCGGCCACACCGTGACGGTTGTCGACCGGGGCGAGGTCGGTGACCCGGCGGCCTGTTCGGCGGGGAACACCGGCTTCGTCGGCACCCAGGGCTCGGCGCCGCTGGCCGAGCCCGGGGTGCCGGCCAAGGGCATCCGCTGGCTGTTCAGCCCGGAGAGCCCGTTCTCGGTCCGGCCCCGGCTGGACGGCGCGCTGCTGGCCTGGCTGTGGCACTTCCGCCGGCACTGCACCGACCGGCACGCCCGCGCCGGCTTCGAGACGCTACTCGCGCTCAAGCAGCGCAGCCTGGCGCTGCTGCGCGAGATGTGCGCCGAGGACGAGCTGGCCGGCACGCTCACCGAACGCGGCATGATCCTGGCCTGCCACACCGAGCAGGGGTACGCGCAGGCGCGCCGCACGATCCGCGCGGCGACCGCCCGCGGGGTGCCGCTGCGTGACCTGGGCCGGGCGGAGCTGGCCCGGCTGGAGCCGGGGGTCGACTTCGCGGTGGCCGGTGCGCTGCTCAACGAGGAGGGCGCCGCGCTGCGCATCCCGGCGTTCCTGGTCGGCCTCGCCGAGGCGCTGCGGGCGCGCGGCGTGGAGATCGTCACCGGCGCCGAGGTGCGCGGCTTCGAGGCGACCGGCCGGCGCGTGCGGGCGGTGCGGACCGCCCGGGGCGACCTGCGTCCGGCCGAGGTGGTGGTGGCCGCCGGGGTGTGGTCGGCGGCGTGCGCCCGGATGCTCGGCGTCGGGCTGACGCTGCAACCGGCCAAGGGCTACACCGTCACGCTCCCGGCCGGGCCGGGCACGCCCACCCGGCCGGTGCTGCTCAGTGAGGGCAAGGTCGCGGTGATGCCGCTGGGTGACCGGGTACGCGTCGGCGGCACGCTGGAGCTGTCCGGGCTGGACCCCTCGATCTCGCCGCGCCGGGTGGACGGCATCCTGCGTACCGCCCGGCGTTACCTGCCGGCGCTGGACACCGGCCGGCGGCTGGACGTGTGGAGCGGGTTGCGCCCGTGCACCCCGGACAGCCTGCCGTTGATCGGCCGGGCCGGCGGGTACGACAACGTCAGCGTGGCCACCGGCCACGGACACATCGGGATGGGGCTGGCCCCGGCCGGCGGTGAGCTGCTCGCCCAGCTCGTCACCGGCGCCGAGCCGGCGCTGCCGGCGCGGACGTTCGCGCTGGACCGCTTCCGGAGGGGGAGCTGA
- a CDS encoding aspartate/glutamate racemase family protein — protein MGDRPEIGVLCLDTSFDKIPGHIRNPATFDFPVRYRVVEGATPQRLVREADPTLLEPFVDAARDLQAAGVAGITGACGFLVLFQAELAAAVDVPLWSSSLVQLPMVHRMVGRTVGLLVADEAALTPRHLAAVDAADVPVAVTGMAGQPEFREVMLQGRRDALDVDRLAAEVDDRIDALARAHPDLGALVIECTDLVPFAHRIQARLGVPVFDIVTLTEMAHATLTRRPYPRS, from the coding sequence ATGGGCGACCGACCGGAGATCGGGGTGCTCTGCCTCGACACCAGCTTCGACAAGATTCCCGGGCACATCCGCAACCCGGCCACGTTCGACTTCCCGGTGCGCTACCGGGTGGTCGAGGGCGCCACGCCGCAGCGGCTGGTCCGCGAGGCCGACCCGACGCTGCTGGAACCGTTCGTCGACGCGGCCCGGGACCTCCAGGCCGCCGGCGTCGCCGGCATCACCGGGGCGTGCGGGTTCCTGGTGCTGTTCCAGGCCGAGCTGGCCGCCGCGGTGGACGTGCCGCTGTGGTCGTCGAGCCTGGTGCAGCTGCCGATGGTGCACCGGATGGTCGGGCGTACCGTCGGGCTGCTGGTCGCCGACGAGGCGGCGCTGACGCCACGGCACCTGGCGGCGGTCGACGCGGCGGACGTGCCGGTCGCGGTCACCGGCATGGCCGGGCAGCCGGAGTTCCGCGAGGTGATGCTCCAGGGGCGGCGGGACGCGCTCGACGTGGACCGGCTGGCCGCCGAGGTGGACGACCGGATCGACGCGCTGGCCCGTGCCCACCCCGACCTGGGCGCGCTGGTGATCGAGTGCACCGACCTGGTGCCGTTCGCCCACCGGATCCAGGCGCGGCTCGGCGTGCCGGTGTTCGACATCGTCACGCTCACCGAGATGGCTCACGCCACCCTCACCCGCCGCCCCTACCCACGCTCCTAG
- a CDS encoding YegP family protein yields MKFVIESETDGRVGFTVLGGDGQVLATGRPCPDKGSALAAIGELMHGLGDACIEDRTEAIAPPPSTDTGEIGGGDMSAIGRSGIPPV; encoded by the coding sequence GTGAAGTTCGTCATCGAGAGCGAGACCGACGGCCGGGTCGGGTTCACGGTGCTGGGCGGCGACGGGCAGGTGCTCGCGACCGGCCGGCCCTGCCCGGACAAGGGCTCGGCGCTGGCCGCCATCGGGGAGCTGATGCACGGGCTGGGCGACGCCTGCATCGAGGACCGGACCGAGGCCATCGCCCCGCCACCGTCCACCGACACCGGCGAGATCGGCGGCGGCGACATGTCGGCCATCGGCCGCTCCGGCATCCCCCCGGTCTGA
- a CDS encoding N-acetylglutaminylglutamine amidotransferase — MCGISGEARFDGATPDAGAVTRMTETMRSRGPDGQGWWSDGWVTLGHRRLTVIDLTEAGDQPMVRDDLGLALIFNGCVYNYPELRDELRAAGHTFGSTSDTEVILVAYAQWGERFVDHLVGMFAVALVDQRRRRLVLARDRLGIKPLYLAESPGRLRFASTLPALLAAGDMDTGIDPVALHHYLSWHSIVPAPRTILRGVRKLPPATVRVVEADGSTREHVYWRPDYRRDPAHDGMDAGDWRDAIGDALRTAVRRRLVADVPVGVLLSGGLDSSMIVALLDRAGQHHLQTFSIGFDSRGDEAGDEFHYSDLVARAFGTDHHRIRLADRDLGPAVRATVAAMTEPMGSHDVVAFHLLAEQVARHVKVAQSGQGADEVFAGYGYHHRLARATRADAAAEFTAAFFDRDHAELNRMVDPAYACDRDVSGELVAAELAAPGARTAVDAVLRLDTHLMLPDDPVKRVDSMSMAWGLEVRTPFLDQDLVTLAAACPPEHKLAQGGKGVLKDVAREVLPAEVIDRPKGYFPVPALRNVDGPVRELVVEALDAPEARRRGLFRRAYVDELLAEPDRAQATAGSNKLWQLGLLELWLQAHGV; from the coding sequence ATGTGCGGGATCAGCGGTGAGGCCCGGTTCGACGGGGCCACCCCCGACGCGGGCGCGGTGACCCGGATGACCGAGACCATGCGCTCGCGCGGCCCGGACGGCCAAGGGTGGTGGAGCGACGGCTGGGTCACCCTGGGGCACCGCCGGTTGACCGTGATCGACCTGACCGAGGCGGGCGACCAGCCGATGGTCCGGGACGACCTCGGTCTCGCCCTGATCTTCAACGGTTGCGTCTACAACTACCCCGAGCTGCGCGACGAGCTGCGGGCGGCCGGGCACACGTTCGGCTCGACGAGTGACACCGAGGTGATCCTGGTCGCGTACGCCCAGTGGGGTGAACGGTTCGTCGACCACCTGGTCGGCATGTTCGCCGTCGCGCTGGTCGACCAGCGGCGGCGCCGGCTCGTGCTGGCCCGGGACCGCCTGGGCATCAAGCCGCTCTACCTCGCCGAATCACCCGGCCGGCTGCGGTTCGCCTCCACCCTTCCGGCGCTGCTGGCCGCCGGCGACATGGACACCGGCATCGACCCGGTCGCGCTGCACCACTACCTGTCCTGGCACTCGATCGTGCCGGCCCCACGCACCATCCTGCGCGGCGTGCGGAAGCTTCCGCCGGCCACCGTCCGGGTGGTGGAGGCCGACGGCAGCACCCGCGAGCACGTCTACTGGCGGCCCGACTACCGGCGCGACCCGGCCCACGACGGCATGGACGCCGGCGACTGGCGGGACGCGATCGGGGACGCGCTGCGCACCGCGGTACGCCGTCGACTGGTCGCCGACGTGCCGGTCGGCGTGCTGCTCTCCGGCGGCCTCGACTCCAGCATGATCGTGGCGCTACTCGACCGGGCCGGACAGCACCACCTCCAGACGTTCAGCATCGGCTTCGACAGCCGGGGCGACGAGGCCGGCGACGAGTTCCACTACTCCGACCTGGTCGCCCGCGCGTTCGGCACCGACCACCACCGCATCCGCCTCGCCGACCGCGACCTCGGCCCGGCCGTCCGCGCCACCGTGGCGGCCATGACCGAACCGATGGGCAGTCACGACGTGGTGGCGTTCCACCTGCTCGCCGAGCAGGTGGCCCGACACGTGAAGGTGGCGCAGTCCGGGCAGGGCGCCGACGAGGTGTTCGCCGGCTACGGCTACCACCACCGGCTCGCGCGGGCGACCCGCGCCGACGCCGCCGCAGAGTTCACCGCCGCGTTCTTCGACCGGGACCACGCCGAGCTGAACCGGATGGTCGACCCGGCGTACGCCTGCGACCGGGACGTCAGCGGCGAGCTGGTCGCCGCGGAGCTGGCCGCGCCGGGCGCGCGGACCGCGGTGGACGCGGTGCTGCGCCTGGACACCCACCTGATGCTCCCCGACGATCCGGTCAAACGGGTCGACAGCATGAGCATGGCCTGGGGGCTGGAGGTACGGACGCCGTTCCTCGACCAGGACCTGGTGACGCTCGCCGCCGCCTGCCCACCCGAGCACAAGCTGGCCCAGGGCGGCAAGGGCGTGCTCAAGGACGTGGCCCGGGAGGTGCTGCCGGCCGAGGTCATCGACCGGCCCAAGGGCTACTTCCCGGTACCGGCGCTGCGCAACGTCGACGGCCCCGTGCGGGAGTTGGTGGTCGAGGCGCTCGACGCGCCCGAGGCACGCCGGCGCGGCCTGTTCCGGCGGGCCTACGTCGACGAGCTGCTCGCCGAGCCGGACCGGGCGCAGGCCACCGCCGGCAGCAACAAGCTGTGGCAACTGGGCCTGCTGGAGCTGTGGTTGCAGGCCCACGGGGTCTGA
- the glnA gene encoding type I glutamate--ammonia ligase encodes MFANSEELLRYLSNEDVKFVDVRFCDLPGVMQHFNLPVESFDDSVFTDGLAFDGSSIRGFQSIHESDMLLLPDVATAFIDPFRAQKTLALNFFVHDPFTREAYSRDPRNVAKKAEAYLAASGIADTAYFGAEAEFYIFDSIRHETSAHQSFYYIDSIEGAWNTGRIEDGGNRGYKTAYKGGYFPVPPVDHYADLRDSMVRRMVDAGFTVERSHHEVGTGGQSEINYKFSTLLRAADELQLFKYLIKNEAWAHGKTVTFMPKPLFGDNGSGMHTHQSLWRGGEPLFYDETGYAGLSDTARWYIGGLLHHAPSLLAFTNPTVNSYRRLVPGFEAPVNLVYSQRNRSACTRIPVTGSNPKAKRVEFRVPDPSANVYLAFSAMMMAGLDGIKNKIEPPTPIDKDLYDLPPEEWGDVKQVPGSLSHALEALAADHDYLLDGGVFTDDLISTWIDWKNANEVDPVRLRPTPHEFAMYFDC; translated from the coding sequence GTGTTCGCCAATTCCGAGGAACTCCTGCGATACCTCAGCAACGAGGACGTGAAGTTCGTCGACGTACGTTTCTGTGACCTGCCCGGCGTGATGCAGCACTTCAACCTGCCGGTCGAGTCCTTCGACGACAGCGTCTTCACCGACGGCCTCGCGTTCGACGGCTCGTCGATCCGCGGCTTCCAGTCGATCCACGAGTCGGACATGCTCCTGCTCCCCGACGTCGCCACCGCGTTCATCGACCCGTTCCGCGCCCAGAAGACCCTCGCGCTGAACTTCTTCGTCCACGACCCGTTCACCCGCGAGGCCTACTCCCGCGACCCCCGCAACGTCGCCAAGAAGGCCGAGGCCTACCTCGCCGCCAGCGGCATCGCCGACACCGCCTACTTCGGCGCCGAAGCCGAGTTCTACATCTTCGACTCCATCCGCCACGAAACCTCCGCCCACCAGTCGTTCTACTACATCGACTCGATCGAGGGCGCCTGGAACACCGGCCGCATCGAAGACGGCGGCAACCGCGGCTACAAGACCGCCTACAAGGGCGGCTACTTCCCCGTCCCCCCGGTCGACCACTACGCCGACCTGCGCGACAGCATGGTCCGCCGCATGGTCGACGCCGGCTTCACGGTCGAACGTTCGCACCACGAGGTGGGCACCGGCGGCCAGTCGGAGATCAACTACAAGTTCTCCACGCTGCTTCGCGCCGCCGACGAGCTGCAACTCTTCAAATATCTGATCAAGAACGAGGCGTGGGCGCACGGCAAGACCGTGACGTTCATGCCCAAGCCCTTGTTCGGTGACAACGGCTCCGGCATGCACACCCACCAGAGCCTGTGGCGCGGCGGCGAGCCGCTGTTCTACGACGAGACCGGCTACGCCGGCCTGTCCGACACCGCCCGCTGGTACATCGGCGGCCTGCTGCACCACGCCCCGTCACTGCTGGCCTTCACCAACCCGACCGTCAACTCCTACCGGCGCCTCGTGCCCGGGTTCGAGGCACCGGTCAACCTGGTCTACTCCCAGCGCAACCGCTCCGCCTGCACCCGCATCCCGGTCACCGGCAGCAACCCCAAGGCCAAGCGCGTCGAGTTCCGCGTCCCCGACCCCTCGGCCAACGTCTACCTCGCCTTCTCCGCGATGATGATGGCCGGCCTCGACGGCATCAAGAACAAGATCGAACCCCCGACCCCCATCGACAAGGACCTCTACGACCTCCCCCCGGAGGAATGGGGCGACGTCAAGCAGGTCCCCGGCTCACTGTCGCACGCGCTGGAAGCGCTGGCCGCCGACCACGACTACCTGCTCGACGGCGGTGTCTTCACCGACGACCTGATCTCCACCTGGATCGACTGGAAGAACGCCAACGAGGTCGACCCGGTGCGCCTGCGCCCGACCCCGCACGAGTTCGCGATGTACTTCGACTGCTGA
- a CDS encoding carboxylate-amine ligase, which translates to MRPRPADAPATADPLTLGVEEEFLLLDSATGESMPVADRVRDALSGLAREQSRQEFRHSMVEMVTPVSPDLTSLREHLVALRRAAARAADAVGARLVAVGATPVCEAHRTVPDEPRYHDMSRRFGPVAHDPAVCGCHVHVGVPDRELAVRVCNHLRPWLPVVQALTTNSPLHDGRDTGHASWRSMQLQRWPSIGPTPHFDSAADYDATVQELITAGIMLDAAMVYWYARPSASYPTVEIRVGDVCPTVDDTVLVAGLVRALVATMIDEIRAGVPAPRIRDCLVAAAHWRAAHDGLDGELVDLRTGRPRPAWDLVDELLATVAPALTRHGDRELVLREAERLRRDGTGATRQRRIMADTGGDVRAVLEHLAAQTTAA; encoded by the coding sequence GTGCGGCCACGACCGGCCGATGCCCCGGCGACCGCCGACCCGCTCACGCTCGGGGTGGAGGAGGAGTTCCTGCTGCTGGACTCCGCGACCGGGGAGAGCATGCCGGTCGCCGACCGGGTCCGCGACGCGCTCTCCGGGCTCGCCCGCGAGCAGAGCCGGCAGGAGTTCCGGCACAGCATGGTGGAGATGGTGACCCCGGTCAGCCCGGACCTCACGTCGCTGCGGGAGCACCTCGTCGCACTGCGCCGGGCCGCCGCCCGGGCCGCCGACGCCGTCGGGGCACGGCTGGTGGCGGTCGGGGCCACCCCGGTCTGCGAGGCCCACCGGACCGTGCCCGACGAACCGCGCTACCACGACATGTCCCGGCGGTTCGGGCCGGTGGCCCACGACCCGGCGGTCTGCGGCTGTCACGTCCACGTCGGGGTGCCCGACCGGGAACTCGCCGTGCGGGTCTGCAACCACCTGCGCCCGTGGCTGCCGGTGGTGCAGGCGCTCACCACGAACTCGCCACTGCACGACGGGCGGGACACCGGACACGCGAGCTGGCGCTCGATGCAACTGCAACGGTGGCCGAGTATCGGGCCCACACCGCACTTCGACTCCGCCGCCGACTACGACGCCACCGTGCAGGAGCTGATCACCGCCGGCATCATGCTCGACGCCGCGATGGTCTACTGGTACGCCCGGCCGTCCGCGTCCTACCCGACCGTGGAGATCCGGGTCGGCGACGTCTGCCCCACCGTCGACGACACCGTGCTCGTCGCCGGGCTGGTCCGGGCCCTGGTCGCCACCATGATCGACGAGATCCGCGCGGGCGTCCCCGCCCCGCGCATCCGTGACTGCCTGGTCGCCGCCGCGCACTGGCGGGCCGCCCACGACGGCCTCGACGGTGAGCTGGTGGACCTGCGCACCGGCCGGCCCCGGCCGGCCTGGGACCTGGTCGACGAGCTGCTCGCCACCGTCGCGCCCGCGTTGACCCGGCACGGCGACCGGGAGCTGGTCCTGCGGGAGGCGGAGCGGCTGCGCCGGGACGGCACCGGAGCCACCCGGCAACGGCGGATCATGGCCGACACCGGCGGCGACGTCCGCGCCGTGCTGGAGCATCTGGCCGCGCAGACCACCGCGGCCTGA
- a CDS encoding PIG-L family deacetylase: MAERSLTLMAVHAHPDDEATSTGGVLARYAAEGVTTVLVTCTDGRCGDGPDGVKPGDDGHDPQAVVAMRRAELVASCEALKVTHLETLDYADSGMMGWATNDAPGAFWKTPVAEAADRLAELIRRHRPDVVVTYDENGFYGHPDHIQAHRVTMAAVERTGIPAKVYWTTVPRSAFREFGKVMQEIGVEFPDPEAADGTAPLGLPDDEITTWVDTRAHGGQKFASLAAHASQAENIFFLRLGQQRFTELMGIETFVRVRDTTGAPTPEDDLFAGLR, from the coding sequence GTGGCTGAGCGATCCCTGACCCTGATGGCGGTGCACGCGCACCCCGACGACGAAGCGACCAGCACCGGTGGCGTCCTCGCCCGCTATGCGGCCGAAGGCGTCACGACGGTGCTCGTGACCTGCACGGACGGCCGGTGCGGCGACGGTCCCGACGGTGTCAAGCCGGGCGATGACGGGCACGACCCGCAGGCCGTGGTGGCGATGCGCCGGGCGGAGCTGGTGGCCAGTTGCGAGGCGCTGAAGGTCACCCACCTGGAGACGCTCGACTACGCCGACTCCGGGATGATGGGCTGGGCCACCAACGACGCGCCCGGCGCGTTCTGGAAGACGCCGGTGGCCGAGGCGGCCGACCGGCTGGCCGAGCTGATCCGGCGTCACCGCCCCGACGTGGTGGTCACCTACGACGAGAACGGCTTCTACGGCCACCCCGACCACATCCAGGCGCATCGCGTCACGATGGCCGCGGTGGAGCGCACCGGCATTCCGGCCAAGGTCTACTGGACCACGGTGCCGCGCAGCGCGTTCCGGGAGTTCGGCAAGGTCATGCAGGAGATCGGGGTGGAGTTCCCGGATCCGGAGGCGGCCGACGGGACGGCGCCGCTGGGCCTGCCCGACGACGAGATCACCACCTGGGTGGACACGCGTGCCCACGGCGGGCAGAAGTTCGCCTCGCTGGCCGCGCACGCCAGCCAGGCGGAGAACATCTTCTTCCTGCGGCTGGGGCAGCAGCGGTTCACCGAGCTGATGGGGATCGAGACGTTCGTCCGGGTCCGCGACACCACCGGCGCGCCGACGCCGGAGGACGACCTGTTCGCCGGGCTGCGCTGA
- a CDS encoding glycosyl hydrolase family 95 catalytic domain-containing protein: protein MSEVTRRNVLKASAAGAGAALAPAAWTATARADSVAPPEVLAANDLALWYDEEAGTDWLRALPIGNGRLGAMVFGNVDTERLQLNEDTVWAGGPYDSANTRGAANLAEIRRRVFADQWTSAQDLINQTMMGTPGGQLAYQIVGNLRLAFGTSGGATQYRRTLDLTTATVTTTYVLGGVRHQREVFASAADQVIVLRLTADRANSITFSATFDSPQRTTGSSPDTATIGLDGISGAMEGVNGSVRFLALANAAVTGGTVSSSGGTLRVSGATSVTVLISIGSSYVNYRTVNGDYQGIARNRLNAARSVAVDQLRSRHLADYQALFDRVTIDLGRTAAADQPTDVRIAQHATTNDPQFSALLFQFGRYLLISSSRPGTQPANLQGIWNDSLAPSWDSKYTINANLPMNYWPADTTNLSECFLPVFDMIKDLTVTGARVAQAQYGAGGWVAHHNTDAWRGASVVDGALWGMWQTGGAWLSTLIWDHYLFTGDLGFLQANYPALKGAAQFFLDTLVAHPTLGYLVTNPSNSPELPHHANASVCAGPTMDNQILRDLFDAAARASEVLGVDTTFRSQVRTARDRLPPSRVGSRGNVQEWLADWIETERTHRHVSHLYGLHPSNQITRRGTPTLYEAARRTLELRGDDGTGWSLAWKINFWARLEDGARAHKLLRDLVRTDRLAPNMFDLHPPFQIDGNFGATSGIAEMLLHSHTGELNVLPALPSAWPTGRVAGLRGRGGYTVALAWSNGQVDEIGVRADRDGTLRLRSRLFTGGFTLVDADDGSTPATIRPETDVVQFAVRAGRTYRAARPGVTPTPTSTATPTPTVSPTPTPTPTTSSPAPSGARATYAVTGSWSGGFQGEVTVTAGATAIRGWTVSWTFPDGQVITQIWGGSHTQSGANVAVRNVDYNGALAAGASTTFGFIGTVNGANNAPTNLTCTTT, encoded by the coding sequence ATGTCCGAAGTGACCCGAAGAAACGTCCTCAAGGCTTCGGCGGCGGGCGCCGGCGCGGCGCTGGCGCCGGCCGCCTGGACCGCCACCGCCCGCGCCGACTCGGTGGCGCCACCCGAGGTGCTCGCCGCGAACGACCTGGCACTGTGGTACGACGAGGAGGCCGGCACCGACTGGCTGCGGGCCCTGCCCATCGGCAACGGGCGCCTCGGCGCGATGGTGTTCGGCAACGTCGACACCGAACGGCTCCAGCTCAACGAGGACACCGTCTGGGCCGGCGGCCCGTACGACTCCGCCAACACCCGGGGCGCGGCGAACCTGGCCGAGATCCGGCGGCGGGTCTTCGCCGACCAGTGGACGTCGGCGCAGGACCTGATCAACCAGACCATGATGGGCACGCCGGGCGGACAGCTCGCCTACCAGATCGTGGGCAACCTCCGGCTCGCCTTCGGCACGTCCGGCGGGGCGACGCAGTACCGCCGGACGCTCGACCTCACCACCGCCACGGTCACCACGACCTACGTGCTGGGCGGCGTACGGCACCAGCGGGAGGTGTTCGCCAGCGCGGCCGACCAGGTGATCGTGCTCCGGCTGACCGCCGACCGGGCCAACTCGATCACGTTCTCCGCCACGTTCGACAGTCCGCAGCGGACCACCGGGTCGAGCCCGGACACCGCCACCATCGGGCTCGACGGCATCTCCGGCGCCATGGAGGGCGTCAACGGCTCGGTGCGGTTCCTCGCCCTGGCCAACGCCGCCGTGACCGGTGGCACGGTCAGCAGTTCCGGCGGCACGCTGCGGGTCTCCGGCGCGACGAGCGTGACGGTGCTGATCTCGATCGGATCCAGTTACGTCAACTACCGCACCGTCAACGGCGACTACCAGGGCATCGCGCGTAACCGGCTCAACGCCGCCAGGAGCGTGGCGGTCGACCAGTTGCGCAGCCGCCATCTCGCCGACTACCAGGCGCTGTTCGACCGGGTCACGATCGACCTGGGCCGGACGGCCGCGGCCGACCAGCCGACCGACGTCCGGATCGCGCAACACGCGACCACGAACGATCCGCAGTTCTCCGCGCTGCTGTTCCAGTTCGGGCGGTACCTGCTGATCTCCTCCTCGCGTCCGGGCACCCAGCCGGCGAACCTCCAGGGCATCTGGAACGACTCGCTGGCGCCGTCCTGGGACTCGAAGTACACGATCAACGCCAACCTGCCGATGAACTACTGGCCAGCCGACACCACCAACCTGTCCGAGTGCTTCCTGCCGGTCTTCGACATGATCAAGGACCTGACCGTGACCGGCGCTCGGGTCGCGCAGGCGCAGTACGGCGCCGGTGGCTGGGTCGCCCACCACAACACGGACGCGTGGCGGGGCGCCTCGGTCGTCGACGGGGCGCTGTGGGGCATGTGGCAGACCGGCGGCGCCTGGCTGAGCACGCTCATCTGGGACCACTACCTGTTCACCGGCGACCTCGGGTTCCTCCAGGCCAACTACCCGGCGTTGAAGGGCGCCGCCCAGTTCTTCCTGGACACCCTGGTCGCCCACCCGACGCTCGGTTACCTGGTGACGAACCCGTCGAACTCCCCGGAACTGCCGCACCACGCGAACGCGAGCGTCTGCGCCGGCCCCACGATGGACAACCAGATCCTGCGCGATCTGTTCGACGCCGCGGCCCGGGCCAGCGAGGTCCTCGGCGTCGACACCACCTTCCGGTCCCAGGTGCGGACCGCCAGGGACCGGCTGCCCCCGAGCCGGGTCGGCTCCCGCGGCAACGTCCAGGAGTGGCTCGCCGACTGGATCGAGACCGAGCGGACCCATCGGCACGTCTCCCACCTGTACGGCCTGCATCCCAGCAACCAGATCACCAGGCGGGGCACCCCGACGCTGTACGAGGCCGCCCGCAGGACGCTGGAGCTGCGGGGCGACGACGGGACCGGCTGGTCGCTCGCCTGGAAAATCAACTTCTGGGCCCGGCTGGAGGACGGCGCCCGCGCCCACAAGCTCCTGCGTGACCTGGTGCGCACCGACCGGCTCGCGCCGAACATGTTCGACCTCCACCCGCCGTTCCAGATCGACGGCAACTTCGGCGCCACCTCCGGCATCGCCGAGATGCTGCTGCACAGCCACACCGGGGAGCTGAACGTGCTGCCCGCGCTGCCCAGCGCCTGGCCCACCGGGCGGGTCGCGGGCCTGCGCGGTCGCGGCGGGTACACCGTCGCCCTGGCGTGGAGCAACGGCCAGGTCGACGAGATCGGCGTCCGTGCCGACCGCGACGGCACGCTGCGGCTGCGGTCCCGGCTGTTCACCGGCGGCTTCACGCTCGTCGACGCCGACGACGGCAGCACGCCGGCCACCATCCGACCGGAGACGGACGTCGTCCAGTTCGCCGTCCGGGCCGGCCGCACCTACCGGGCGGCGCGGCCGGGCGTGACGCCGACACCGACGTCGACCGCCACCCCCACCCCCACGGTGAGCCCGACGCCGACGCCCACGCCGACCACCAGCTCGCCCGCACCGTCCGGCGCCCGGGCGACGTACGCGGTGACGGGCTCGTGGTCGGGTGGCTTCCAGGGCGAGGTCACGGTGACCGCCGGCGCGACCGCGATCCGCGGTTGGACGGTGTCCTGGACGTTCCCCGACGGGCAGGTCATCACCCAGATCTGGGGCGGTTCGCACACCCAGAGCGGCGCGAACGTGGCGGTGCGCAACGTCGACTACAACGGCGCGCTGGCGGCCGGCGCGTCCACCACGTTCGGCTTCATCGGCACGGTCAACGGCGCCAACAACGCACCGACGAACCTCACCTGCACCACGACCTGA